In Bacillota bacterium, the genomic window TCGTGACCGGTGTCCTGGTGGGGTGTGGCGGCGGAGCGAGCAAGGAGCCCATCAAGATCGGGGTGATCGCTCCCCTGACGGGTACGTGTGCCAAGCCCGGCACCAGCATGAAGGAAGGAGTCGAGCTGGCGGTCGAGGAGATCAACAAGGCCGGTGGGATCGACGGAAGGACGTTGCAGCCCACCTTTGAGGACGATGCTTCGGTCCCGGCCCAATCCGTAGCTGCGGCCGAGAAGTTGACCACCAAGGACGAGGTCGTCCTGGTGATTGGTGCGTACAACAGCCCGTGCGTGCTGGCCCACATGAAGGTCACGGAGAGGGAAAAGACCCCCCAGATCGACCCGGTTGCTGTGGCCACGGCCATAACGGAAAGCGGCAACAAGTGGATCTTCAGGAACTGCGCCACAAATCCCATGCAGGTCAACCAGCTCGCCGACTACATCTTCCAGAATATGCCCCTCAAGAAGTTCGCGGTCATCCACGAGAACACGGACTACGGCAGGGGTATCGCCGAGGTGTTCGTGGAAGCCACCAGGAAGTACGGGGGCACCATCACCAACGTGGAGGCATACAACGTCGGCGATACCGACTTCTACGCGCAGTTGACCAAGATCAAGGCTGCTGCCCCTGAAGCCCTGCTCATCGGCGGGAACCTGACGGAGGGCGCGCAGATTACCCGCCAGGCCCAGGAGGTCAAGCTCAACGTCCAGCTGTTCGGCCTGGGCGGCGTCTCCACCCCCGAGTTTGACCAGTTGGCTGCCGGGTCCAACGAGGGCATGATCGTCACCAGCTATTTCGAGGCGGGGGCGGCCAATCCGTTGGCGCGCAAGTTCATCGAGGCATACAAGGCCAGGTACGCCAAGGATCCAGACATGTTCGCCGCGGCGTCGTACGAGGCAGTCTACATCGCCAAGGAAGCGCTCACCCGGGCGGGCACCAAGCACAAGAACCTGGCCGAGTGGCGGCAGGCGGTGAGGGACGAGCTGGCCAAGGTCAAGGATCTGCCGGGTGTGCAGGGGCCGACCACGTTCGACGAGAAGGGCCAGGCGGACAAGAAGGTGTTCATAGTCCAGTGGAGGAACCACAAGAAGGTAATCCTGTACCCCAAGTAGACATCTGAGGCCGGGGGGCGGGGGGCGGTACTCCCTGCCCCCCGGCCTGGCCGGAAAAGGCTCGTACGGGAGGCCGCGGTGGCATTGCTTGCTCAGGTACTCCAGCAGGTGATCAACGGATTGGTGCTGGGGAGCACATATGCCCTCATCGCCCTGGGTCTCACCATGCTTTACGGCATACTGGGCCTGGTGAACTGGGCCCACGGCGAGATATACATGCTGGGTGCATTTGCCGGGTTCTACTTCGTAGCGGTGAAGGGACTTCCTTTCTACCTGGGCCTGATCGTTGCCACCCTGGCCATGGCCGCGGCGGGCGTCTTCCTGGAGCGGCTCGTCTTCCGTCCCCTGCAGGACAAGCCGCACATGAACATGATCATCGGCACCCTGGGGTTGAGCACCTTTCTCCTGAACGGTGCCATAGTGGTTTGGGGCTCTGATCCCAAGAAGTTCCCCGAGGTTTACTCCCGGATCATTTCCCTCGGTGGTGTTTCCATAACCGTGCAGCGGGCCCTGGTGGTAGTGGTGACCGCCATAGTCATCGCTGCGCTGGCCGTGGTAATCAGGAAGGCGAGGATAGGGAAGGCCATGAGGGCATGCTCTGAAGACATGGAGGTCGCTGCCCTGATGGGTGTGGAAGTCCGCACCGTGGCCATGATAACGTCCGCGGTAAGTGCGGCGCTGGCGGCCATCGCGGGGACGCTGGTGGGACCCATCTTCCTGGTTTACCCGCAGATGAGCATTCAGGCGGTGTCCAAAGCGTTTGCGGTGGTGATCATGGGCGGGCTGGGCAACGTGGAGGGTGCCATAGTGGGCGGGTTTCTGCTGGGACTGGCGGAGAGCCTTACGGCCGGGTTCCTGTCGTCCTTCTACAAGGAGATCGTTTCGTTCGTCATCCTCATCCTCGTGCTGGTATTCAGGCCTTCGGGGTTGTTCGGAAGGCATGCGGTGGAGAAGGTTTAGGTGCGCGGCATGAAGCGTCGCATGCTGGTGATCGCAGGGGTTGCCGTGGCCGTTCTCGCGCTCGTCTTCCCGGTTTTGGGCCTCAAGGCGTACTACGTGCACGTGGCCGTCATGTCCCTCATCTATGTCCTGCTTGCCTCGGGGCTGAACGTGCTCACCGGGTACGCCGGGCAGCTCTCCCTGGCCCATGCCGGCTTTTTCGGCATCGGGGCCTACGCCTCTGCCCTCCTTTCCCTCAAACTGGGCTGGAACACCTGGCTCGGCCTCCTGGCTGGCGGGGTGCTGGCCGGAGCGGCCGGTGTGTTGCTGGGTGTTCCAGCGCTCAGGCTGAAGGGGCCTTACCTGGTCATTGCCAGTCTCGGCTTCGGGGAGATCATCCGGCACGTCCTGGTCAACTGGGTTGGCCTGACCAGGGGACCCATGGGGCTGACGGGGGTACCGCGCATGAGCCCGATCTACCTTCCCGGTCTGGGGTCCATTTCCTTCGAGAGCAAGGCGGCGTATTACTACCTGCTGCTTCCCATCGTTTGCCTGACTCTGGTCATCATCCGCAACCTGGTCAACTCCCGGACCGGCCGCGCCCTGGTCGCCATCCGGGAGGATCAGGTGGCCGCGGAGGTGATGGGCATCAACCTGGCCTTCTACAAGGTACTGGCCTTCACTTTCGGTGCGGTGCTGGCGGGGGTGGCAGGGAGCTTATACGCCCACTACATCGGGTTTGTCAGCCCCGATTCCTTCACCGTGGGCGAGTCCATATACATCCTCATGATGGTGGCGGTGGGGGGGATGGGAACTCTGGTGGGGCCGGTGGTGGGTGCCGTGGGTCTCACCTACCTCCTGGAGACCATGCGCATCCTGGCGGACTATCGACTGATCCTGTATGGCGTCCTCCTGTTCCTGGTGGCCGTCTTCTTCCCCGGTGGCCTGGCGGGAGAGCTCAACAAGCGGCTCGCGCGTCCGCCGGAGGGAGGGTAACTGCCCGTGATGCATGAACGAATGTGGCGGTGCCGGAGGGAATGCGGTGGGTGAGGTACTGCTCCAGCTCAGTTCGGTGAGCATGAGATTCGGAGGGCTCAAGGCGCTCGACTCGGTCGACCTGACGTTCGAGCCGGGTCGCATCATGGGCCTCATCGGCCCCAACGGATCCGGAAAGACCACCGTGTTCAACCTGATCAGCGGCATATACCGTCCCAGCGAAGGCCGGATCGTCTTTGGCGGCCGGGACATAACGGGGCTGAAACCTGATGCCGTCAACCGGTTGGGCATTGCCCGCACCTTTCAGAACATCCGGCTCTTCAGGGACATGAGCGTCTTCGAAAATGTGCTGGTGGGCTGTCACACCCGCATCGGAAACCCGGTGTGGGACGACTTCTGCAACACGGGGCGCAGGCGCCGCTGTGAGAAGGAAGCGATGGCCATGGCTGAGGAACTGCTGGAGATGTTCGGGTTGACATCCCATGCCCGCCAGCATGCTCGCAACCTGCCATATGGTCTGCAGCGAGAGCTGGAAATCGTGCGTGCCATGGCTTCCCGGCCACGGCTTCTCCTCCTGGATGAGCCGGCTGCCGGCATGAACCCGCAGGAGACCGCTCACCTGATGGACCTCATCGCTCAGCTGCGGGATCGCGGGGTGACCATCCTGCTGGTCGAACATGACATGAAGGTGGTAATGGGTATATGCGAGTGGATAGCGGTGCTCAACTTCGGGCGGAAGATCAGCGAGGGGACGCCCGCCACCGTACAGAATGACGTGCGGGTGATTGAGGCTTATCTGGGGAGGAGGGCGAGGGACCATGCTGGCCCTAACTGATGTGCGGGTCAACTACGGAAGCGTCCGCGCTCTCAAGAGTATCTCCCTGGAGGTCAGAGAGGGAGAGATCGTTACCCTCATCGGTGCCAACGGGGCCGGGAAGACCACCACGCTCAAGGCCATCTCCGGGCTGGCGAGGCCTGCTTCCGGCCGCATAGTCTTTGACTCGGTGGATATCACCCGCATGCGCCCTGCCTCCATCGTCAGCCTGGGCATCTCTCAGGTCCCGGAAGGCAGGCGCGTTTTCCCGCGCATGACCGTACTGGAGAACCTGGAGATGGGCGCTTTCCGCCGGCGGGACCGCCAGCGCGTGCGAGAGGACCTGGACACGGTGTTCGGCTACTTCCCCATTCTGAAGGAGCGGTTGTCTCAGCCCGCGGGCACCCTGTCCGGGGGCGAGCAACAGATGTTGGCCATCGGCAGGGGCCTCATGGCCAGGCCCCGCCTCTTGCTGCTGGACGAGCCCTCCCTTGGCCTGGCACCCATGCTGGTGGAGCAGATATTCGACATCATCAAGAGGATCCACGACGAGGGTGTGACCATCCTGCTGGTGGAGCAGAATGCCTTCCTGGCTCTGGAGACCGCTTCCCGCGCCTACGTCCTGGAGACGGGCGAGATTGCCCTGCAGGGCGCCGCCCGCGACTTGATGCAGGACGAGCACGTGAAGAGGGCTTACCTGGGTTAGCGCGACCGGCCCGATCAGGTGCCGGCGTGCTGGCGCAGGGCCCGGGCGAGCCGGGACACCCCCTCTTCGATTTCCGGGATGGAGCAGTAGCTGAAGCAAAGGCGCATCCCGGCCCTCGCCTTTCCGTCTCCACTGAAGTTTGCTCCGGGGATAAAGTCCACCCCTGATCCGGAGGCCAGCGGGCGGAAGCTGGCAGCGTCGAAGCCCGCGGGTCCCTCCACCCAGATGAAGAAGCCTCCCCCGGGCCTGGTCCAGCGGAAACCCCCGGGGGACTCCTTCTCCAGGGCGGCGAGCATGGCGTCCCGGCGGGGGCGGTAAAGGCTCCGCAGCCAGTCGGCGCGGGCTTCCCCTATCTGCTCCCACAGGCGGTAAGCGAAGGCCTGCATGAACGGGCTGGTGCCGGCGTCCAGCTTGACCTGCCTGAGCGCGGACAGGACCGGCGGGGGTGCCACCGCCCATCCCAGGCGGATGCCCGGAGCGATCAGCTTCGAGAGCGTGCTGACGTATATGACCCGCCCCTCGTCATCAGTGCTCTTCAGGGCCGGAGGCGGGGGTGAGTCGTAGTACAGCAGGCCGTAGGCGTCGTCCTCCAGGATCAGGAAATCATAGCGCTGCGCCAGTTCGACGATACGGGCGCGTTTGCGGGGCCCCAGGGTCCTGCCGGTGGGGTTTTGGAACGAGGGGATGAGGTAGAGCACCTTGACGCGCTCTCCCTTCCTGTTCAGATCATGCAGCACCTGCTCCAGTTCCGCCACCGACAGGCCATCCTCCTCCACGGTGATTCCCCGCACCCGGGCGGCCCGGGACTGGAATATGCGCAGGGCGGTGAAGAAGGTGGGGTCCTCGACCAGCACCACGTCTCCCGGATCCACGAAGGCGCGGGCGACCAGGTCGATGGCCTGGTTGGAGCCGGTGGTCACCAGGATGTCCTCCGGCCCGCAGTGGATCCTCCTGGCCAGGACCAGGTGAGCAAGCACCTCGCGCAGGCGGGCGCAGGAGGGGCCGCCGGAGTACTGCAGGCTGGCCGCCCCCTCCTCTTCCAGGGTGAGACGCAGGGCCCGTGCCATTTCCTCCAGCGGAAAGGAATCGGGACTCGGGTATCCCCAGGAGAGGGGGATCAGCCTTCCGTCCGCTCCCGGGGGCAGAGACTCGGGGGGAGGCCCGATGTGCTTCATCCCCTCGCTCAAGAATGGCCCCAGCCAGGCATCCTGCATCGTGGTTACTCCTCCTTTGGGGGATGGTTTTCGGGGTGGACGAGGCGGCGGAGCTTCAGGGCCAGTTGCAGGTTGAAGCGGTGCTCCTGGTTGTCCAGGGAAACGCCGCAGAGCGCCTCGACCTTGCGCAAGCGGTACCGCACCGTATTGGGGTGCACGAACAGCTGGCGGGCACACCGGCCCGGGTCACAGTTGCAACGCAGGAAGGTGGCCAGGGTCTCCACCAGGCCCGGGTGCTTCTTTTCGTATTCCTCCAGGGGCCCCGTGATTTCCCGGCAGAAGGCCTCCACTTCCGAGCGATCTCCCTGGCTCAGGAGCACCCGGTAGCTTCCCAGCTCGTGGTACCCGGTGGTGTGGCCGGCACCCCTGAGCTCTCTCCCCAGGGCCACGGCCTGGCGAGCCTCCCGGTAGGCACGCGGAATATGGAGCGGGTGCTGGCACAGGCGGCTGATACCCACCGATACGGTGATGCCGGGGGAGGCTTTGACGACTTCGTTCTTGATCAGGCCCGCCACCCGGAGGAGGTCGGCCGGGTCGGTGTGCGAGGGCACGGGGGCGAGAACCGTTACGCTGTCGCTCAGGTCCATGGCCAGGCTCCTGGGCAGATGGTGACCTGACGCCGACCGCACGATTCGCACGAATCGCTCCCGTAACTCCTGGGCCCTGCCCTCGTCCCGCTGCAGGACCTGCAGGTAGAAGCGCTCGAATCCGTCGATGTCCAGCACCATCACGGCATAGGCCGAGGCCAGGGGCATGCCAACGTACCGGGCCCTCGATTCCAGCACTTCGAGGGAGGTCACGTACCC contains:
- a CDS encoding ABC transporter substrate-binding protein, which gives rise to MRAGGRVLRLSAVLVLAVFVTGVLVGCGGGASKEPIKIGVIAPLTGTCAKPGTSMKEGVELAVEEINKAGGIDGRTLQPTFEDDASVPAQSVAAAEKLTTKDEVVLVIGAYNSPCVLAHMKVTEREKTPQIDPVAVATAITESGNKWIFRNCATNPMQVNQLADYIFQNMPLKKFAVIHENTDYGRGIAEVFVEATRKYGGTITNVEAYNVGDTDFYAQLTKIKAAAPEALLIGGNLTEGAQITRQAQEVKLNVQLFGLGGVSTPEFDQLAAGSNEGMIVTSYFEAGAANPLARKFIEAYKARYAKDPDMFAAASYEAVYIAKEALTRAGTKHKNLAEWRQAVRDELAKVKDLPGVQGPTTFDEKGQADKKVFIVQWRNHKKVILYPK
- a CDS encoding branched-chain amino acid ABC transporter permease, whose product is MALLAQVLQQVINGLVLGSTYALIALGLTMLYGILGLVNWAHGEIYMLGAFAGFYFVAVKGLPFYLGLIVATLAMAAAGVFLERLVFRPLQDKPHMNMIIGTLGLSTFLLNGAIVVWGSDPKKFPEVYSRIISLGGVSITVQRALVVVVTAIVIAALAVVIRKARIGKAMRACSEDMEVAALMGVEVRTVAMITSAVSAALAAIAGTLVGPIFLVYPQMSIQAVSKAFAVVIMGGLGNVEGAIVGGFLLGLAESLTAGFLSSFYKEIVSFVILILVLVFRPSGLFGRHAVEKV
- a CDS encoding branched-chain amino acid ABC transporter permease; this translates as MKRRMLVIAGVAVAVLALVFPVLGLKAYYVHVAVMSLIYVLLASGLNVLTGYAGQLSLAHAGFFGIGAYASALLSLKLGWNTWLGLLAGGVLAGAAGVLLGVPALRLKGPYLVIASLGFGEIIRHVLVNWVGLTRGPMGLTGVPRMSPIYLPGLGSISFESKAAYYYLLLPIVCLTLVIIRNLVNSRTGRALVAIREDQVAAEVMGINLAFYKVLAFTFGAVLAGVAGSLYAHYIGFVSPDSFTVGESIYILMMVAVGGMGTLVGPVVGAVGLTYLLETMRILADYRLILYGVLLFLVAVFFPGGLAGELNKRLARPPEGG
- a CDS encoding ABC transporter ATP-binding protein is translated as MRFGGLKALDSVDLTFEPGRIMGLIGPNGSGKTTVFNLISGIYRPSEGRIVFGGRDITGLKPDAVNRLGIARTFQNIRLFRDMSVFENVLVGCHTRIGNPVWDDFCNTGRRRRCEKEAMAMAEELLEMFGLTSHARQHARNLPYGLQRELEIVRAMASRPRLLLLDEPAAGMNPQETAHLMDLIAQLRDRGVTILLVEHDMKVVMGICEWIAVLNFGRKISEGTPATVQNDVRVIEAYLGRRARDHAGPN
- a CDS encoding ABC transporter ATP-binding protein — translated: MLALTDVRVNYGSVRALKSISLEVREGEIVTLIGANGAGKTTTLKAISGLARPASGRIVFDSVDITRMRPASIVSLGISQVPEGRRVFPRMTVLENLEMGAFRRRDRQRVREDLDTVFGYFPILKERLSQPAGTLSGGEQQMLAIGRGLMARPRLLLLDEPSLGLAPMLVEQIFDIIKRIHDEGVTILLVEQNAFLALETASRAYVLETGEIALQGAARDLMQDEHVKRAYLG
- a CDS encoding PLP-dependent aminotransferase family protein, which produces MQDAWLGPFLSEGMKHIGPPPESLPPGADGRLIPLSWGYPSPDSFPLEEMARALRLTLEEEGAASLQYSGGPSCARLREVLAHLVLARRIHCGPEDILVTTGSNQAIDLVARAFVDPGDVVLVEDPTFFTALRIFQSRAARVRGITVEEDGLSVAELEQVLHDLNRKGERVKVLYLIPSFQNPTGRTLGPRKRARIVELAQRYDFLILEDDAYGLLYYDSPPPPALKSTDDEGRVIYVSTLSKLIAPGIRLGWAVAPPPVLSALRQVKLDAGTSPFMQAFAYRLWEQIGEARADWLRSLYRPRRDAMLAALEKESPGGFRWTRPGGGFFIWVEGPAGFDAASFRPLASGSGVDFIPGANFSGDGKARAGMRLCFSYCSIPEIEEGVSRLARALRQHAGT
- a CDS encoding PucR family transcriptional regulator ligand-binding domain-containing protein encodes the protein MLTVGEALGIGVMQRARVIAGTGGLDRIIRSITIMDTPDIKNWLRGGELLLSNIFVIRDSPEQQIRLVQDLAESGAAGLGIKLKRYVESVPGRMVELADALNLPLIEMPVDCAWVDVMVPLYTEIINRQAARLARAQEIRFTNAFLWDLLNGYVTSLEVLESRARYVGMPLASAYAVMVLDIDGFERFYLQVLQRDEGRAQELRERFVRIVRSASGHHLPRSLAMDLSDSVTVLAPVPSHTDPADLLRVAGLIKNEVVKASPGITVSVGISRLCQHPLHIPRAYREARQAVALGRELRGAGHTTGYHELGSYRVLLSQGDRSEVEAFCREITGPLEEYEKKHPGLVETLATFLRCNCDPGRCARQLFVHPNTVRYRLRKVEALCGVSLDNQEHRFNLQLALKLRRLVHPENHPPKEE